TTTTTCCCTGAAGGAAGTTTATGGTGATTGATGCATGTGCTTTCATTTAGTATACTTGTCATTGCACTTTGCACACAATCAGATTAATAGATAAGAGATATAGTCAAAGAGATCCAGTTTGGGATGTTAGTTGCAGTCGTTTAGCTGTACTACTACTATATGGGTTGGATTTGGCACTGCACATGCCCGTGGTTCCTTTAGACATTTTTTGATAGATCTATTCTAGGTCAGAGTATTCTTACGGTGGGgattgtttttccttttgcaTTTCTGATCTTTTAGTTAGGCTTTTTGATTGGTTACTATTGATGGTAATTTTGCAGTGGACAAGGAAGAGGTGGTGCATTCAGAAGGCTTCGTGGAGGTGGGGGTGGCGGCGGCCGTGGATTTGGAAGAGGTCGTGGACGTGGAAGAGAACGTAATGAGAAGATATCTGCTGAAGATCTTGATGCTGATTTGGACAAGTATTATTCAGAAGCATCAGAGGCAATGCAGACAAATTGAAGGcatttattgtgttaattgcTTAGAGCTACATCTTTCTTCTATGACTAATTTGTGCTTGATGAGCAACGACGTCAAATActtttgtttgtcattttaCGAAAATCCCTGTTTAGAGAACGAAGGAAACGCTAGTAGGGAGAGCTATATATCTCGGTTTGTGGAGTTTGGGCTATTGTTGTCTATTGTTCCTTTTACTTCGGTTTGAAATTTGGGTTAATGGACAGTTGTGAGAATGTATTCTACACTCACGCTATCGTTAGCTTCGTTAATCTTTTCTGATATATTCCACAAGCTCGGGTCTAGAAGATGGAACTTGTGTATTGCTTTCTCATTCAGTAAGAAAGTGTGGCTGCAAGTTATTAGCGGATCGATCCTTAACAGATTCTCCCACAGCTGCGATGTCTGTGGATTGCGTTGGCATCTAAGGCAAGGGAGACTTCAATCTAGGTAGATCTCTATAATTTAACTTTAGCTGTGGATTAAATTTTACTGGTAAGAGTTGTCTCTCCTGTTGATTGTACTGTTGATTTTATTGGTGATGCATTTCTCTTATTGAGTTGTTTCTATTTCCTGTACAGCTAGTTGGAATATCTGTTGATGTTGCATTGGTCCAACCAGTTGATGCATTGGTGGGATACTTGAATGAATTAACCTTTTGATGTAGTTAGGAGTATTTTCTTGGAGATTGTTTTTGAGTAAAAATGTTTCTAGGAGTTAGTTCAACATCTTTGAACCGCTTTTCATGGGCTTCAGTTTTTTAAAGTCTGTGGAATGAATTCCTCTGTTTGCTTGCATGGTTGGAGGCCTGGCATTATCTGTTATGTACACTTCACAAGTGCATTTGGGTGGCTGCTTCTTTTCATGCATTTACCCTGAGATGAGCTGACAATTCCTGTTACTTTTTTGCTCCATACTCCATTTCTACTATGCAATTCATTCTGTAATGATggttaattcatttttaagccTTCCAGCAGTTTTAAGTGCACCGATCGACTTGAGAGGTTGGAACTTATGCTCGTGCTGATTAATGAGTGATAAGTGGTGCTAGAGAACACACATCAGCAAtattctttgattttcttctgTTGCAATCTGACTGCTGCTAGACGTTGCTCTTGTCACCGAATAAATTCATCTATCTCATGATTgctttgaatatttttttcttccaccGAGTCTCGTTGTGGTTTGGCACGCATGTAATAGATTGTTGTGCGTGTTCCATTTCACTTTTCGAGCTCCCCCAATAGTGACTTGGATTGGTCGTTGAAAGATTGTAGCTTGGATCATGAGATTTGCcaattttagaaatattttaattttggtgtAGTCAACCGGTGTGCCTTTGAGATGCATACACTAATTCCTGTGAACTATTGATTAGTTTTTCGCTTCTGCTCAACAAGAAAAGTGATATTGTCATCCATTCTTATGTGATTTAATGAGAGAACGTCGTTTGGGTGTAAATAGGACTCTTACGCGGCCAACATTTTGTTGGTCtactttttatcttgtaaGGCTGGTTATTAGTTGGAAgctttgaacaattaatgtttTGTGCTTCTATTCAACAAGAAAAGTTGATATTGTCATCCATTCTTGTGCCGCTTAATGAGAGAATGACGTGTCGGtgtaaatattattcttaCACGGTCAAAATCTTGTTGGTctgctttttattttgtaaggCTGGTCATTAGTTGGAAACTTGCTTCTATTACATTGCATGATGGTGAACAGATACAGAGCACTGAATAAAGGTAGCGTTTATTTATTCAGTAGCGTTTATTTTCGGGAATGGATTGGGAATGTTGAGTGGAAATTTTGagattgggagtgtggagtaAGAGTAAGAATAAAAGTTGTTTACTTATACTAGAGTGGGAATGTAGAATAGTAATTAGTACTTCATTTATGATAAATAGTAACACTAGAGGGaagtgttaaaaaaagaacagTTCCACTCAACCTACACTTCAAAAGTCGGTGAGGTCCATAGAGTGAAATTCTAACATCCATTCTTAAATAAGTATGTAAACATTAAACATTAGAGGGGGAGTATTCTACAATCAGACACACTGCTGAAGCAGTCTGTTTGGTACGCGTCCGTATTGTTTGCATTCGTTTTAACTTAGCTTTTGGGCCGACGCCGGATGGCCGTGTTGTGTACGCCTTCTATGTTTAGGATTTTAATTGCGTCCGTTTCTTGTCTTTCCCCGTGCCGTTATTCAGCGATCATCGCCATCGTTGGGTAGTTGTCTCTTTTAAGATTTCTATTGTCTCTGCGCGAGATGACACGAGGTAGATGTGAACTAAGGCGTCCAAAGTGATTTTATTCCGCGGTATCTACAGAAAAATCGTTAGATAATACATGTTGGCGAAGAAATACTGTCGTCGCCCATACTTCATCACTCATTAATTCATCATTAGTTGGAGTAAATATTGGTAGATGTTCGCAAAGGATTACtttgatataatattaataaaatagtaatttggAACTTTGTTGTTGTATTTCAGAAAAATAGGATAATCCTAAGCGAGAAGCTCATATGGAATGATAGAAACTGTCATTCCATCCATGTATACTTAAAACGGAAAGACCATCACCATGCtaatgataactctatgaCGCAACTTAGTACAAATGAACATACAGCACACATTAAATTAATCTGTAATCTCCAAAACAATCTAATAAGCAATCAGGTGGTTTGCCGCTTTAGAACTTGCAAGAACCTTGACCATTCATTTTAGTATCAGCATTTTAAGAATTCTTTTCCGCTCTCACTTTCTCCCAGCTGGAAAAGACCACCCTCAACAAGGTATGCAATACTGCTTTAAGCCAAGACATTATGAAGTTCCAACACGAAGAAGGCCAGCACCACGGATATAGAAGTCGAAAAAACAGACTTATAACATGCCGTGGGTATTGCCCAACCTGTTCCATAACAATAATGTCACAACACAGAGATTCAAAACCATTacaattataacaataatcaaaaaaaaaaaaaagagagaacaacttacaggaaaaagaaaatccaaaGCATCCCAGGCTGCATGACGAACAGCTCTAGTGGGATACATTGGACCACCGGGAGAAGTAAAGCTATACAAGCACGTCTTCAACCTTGTACTTGTCGTCATTCTCAGTTCCATCCCTGCATAAACCAATCGGCTAACGTTTGTCAGATATAGGAAAAATTTATCCTCATAAGGGATGAAATAGTAATACCTTGGAGAACTTTAATTTGTGAAAGATAATGCAAGAGAACTGGTTCCACCTTCAATTTTTGAAGCTGAAAATGAGATTTATAGTACCGTGTGAGTATAGTCACACTGACTaaagaaacttaaaaataaaaaataaaaataaaaaactaaaatagaaACCATTGAACATAAAGGACTTGTTCCTACTACAAATTTGGTGAAGAACAAGTTATCAGCTCTACCTGATCTGCCACCTCAATAACAAAGAAGTCAGCTGAACCACCAACCAAAAAGGCATTTGGAAAAACAGGAAACTGCTTCAAGAAGCTTTCAAGTTTATCAACTGCAAGGAACACATGTACTTTTAAAAACATGCAAGGTCTCATTCAAGGGAAAAGTTCAAATGATGGTAACATCTACCTGAGTTGTAAAAGAATATGAACCTTGAAAGTACAAGAAATAGATCTCTTTGGACCTGAAGATTACCAAAGAAACATGCAAGGAACTAGAATATAATAGTCCATCCAAATCAATAACAGCATTTAAAATTGAGACGGACAGTATCAATGGCTCACCTGCACaggaattttatttaatcgtGCAGGTTCCAATGCAACTTCCTCAAGAAGGTACTGTATCCAATTCAAAGGACAGATATcgaacagaaaagaaaaaagaagaaaaatcattagtaataaatattccaggagacttttttttttaatagctaaatatcaattattcttGAAAGCTCTTACCCGAAAGAGGGACTGGAAGTGCCTTGAGTTTGTCTGGATGTCGATCCTGCATGATTAGACAATGATTGTCAACAGAAAACCACTACATTATTAATGAAGTTTCTTCCGACATAAGGTTATACTGTCAGGCTACACACACATAAATACATGTCAAAACACTATCCACCCCTTCTTTCTTTCACactctctctcacacacacacgcacgcTACCACTTCAATTTACTTCAAACCTCCCTAGCCAGAACTAATCATGACAACCAAATAAAGTTAGGTATCATTTACCTCTATCAGACCAATAAACACTCATAGGACAGTTTTAACACATGCAGATTGTTTAAAACCCGAAGAAACACAAGCAACAGCTTGTACACCTAAAAGCTAGCCTCATAGAAAACAGACTAATCTcactaaagaaaaagaattacagTACCACCATTACATTGGAATTCAATCAATGATTTGTAGCAAGTAGAAGGGCATTTAGCAGGCAGCAAAACTATAAAGAAAAACACAGCAGAAGAAGCTAAGCAAAATGGGTTGCTTGCAAACATTCAAGAAAAATGTCaaatgatataatatattaaaactaCATGTCGCCAGCAATTAAATTCTAGTTTCTAGCATTCAACTGCTCCAACACTAGCTCTCACACGGAATGATTTCCATAAAGCATGCATTCGCTACTGAGCATAGAGGCACAGGGCAAAGTAGACAGTGAAATCTAAGCAAATTTGAAATCTCACATGATAAAAGAGAACTTAAGCTTAATTATTCTTATGTTAAGCTTAATTATTCTTATGTTTCTGATAGGATGACCACCAGAAAGCATCAATCATGCAAAAATGGTTAGCAGTAACACAGGACTGAGCATCCAGAGCTATCAGGGCCAACTCAACACATAAGCACTCAAGGACtatcaaaatttatgtaatttaacaTTCGTACCAAAAAACATTGGTAGCACCTTGAACAAGAGCAGACGAGTAACGAAGGAGAACTTCGTCATTGTTGAGTTGAACTTCAAATATCtgtaaaagagagaaaaatatttacatatgGACACCATGATatgcaaagaaaatatagTATCACCTCTCTACAGTCTTTGTTATTCAAAAAcagatttgtttcatttcTAAAATGTATTGCAGGCAAAGCAATCCCTCGGATAAGAGGTATAGGTAATTCAGCAGAAAATATAGTAAACAACTCAACTACCGCATAGCAACAAAGTGCATTTCAAATGCAATTAAACCTGTTAACCAAGGTTTAGCTGATTTTAAAGTTCCATTTCCATAGGCAGTAAGGACAGAAAAGATGTGGTAAGCTTTCATTCTATTGAAAATCCTGAAAGATTAACAGTCAcacttttggaaaaaaaaaaaaaaaaaaccttttcaaGGGAAAAATTACCGCTACATTCACACAAGCTCACATACCCATTTATGGAACAAGAGGGCGAAAATATGAGACACAAATAACTGGCTCCAGAGCTGGACAATCAAATCAAGAATACGTTGTCCACTCTCAGGAATCCGAACATAATGATCGGCAAGCACATCATAGAAACACAGTCGACTGTCAATGCCATCCTCTGCAGGACAAATTCCACCTTCTTCCCCGCTGAGAATTATATctgttttcaatttcaatgcaaaatataagaatCCTAAACTCACAGTACATGGCAGGTGAACCTCAATTGCCTCAGAATTGCAGGACTCTGCTTGTGCGTGTATCAAAGATGCATGTGCGTGTATGGTCACAAAGTTTGCACTTGTGTGGtgcaataacaaaaaaaagtagtTTTAAAGCAATTTAATTCTCACGTGTGTATCATTCCCCACccattaaatctatttttccatgtccttattaaattatggAGTAACGCCATTTTCAGGCCATCAGCCTCGAATCACATGAATCCTATCGCTAGCACAGATGCTTGTCAAATTCCTACATGCATAACAGGAAAGATACTTATAAActtcttaatttaataaatagaaaacagtAATTACTACCGGCCTGTCTTCATCGATTCACATGTCTGATTTCagcataaaaaatagaaaaataaacaaattttatttttttgcgcGCGTGGCAACCTCGACTCACCTCTTGCTCGATCATCAACTTCTAAAGCTATATCAGCAAACAACTCTTGCAACAGGTTCCGTCTTTGCGAAGGAGAAGCTAAAGCCTGCAATACGGCGTCATTTTGTCAGCAATTTTAATAGAATCGGCATGACTCGAATTTCCAATCTCAATCTTcatttc
This window of the Citrus sinensis cultivar Valencia sweet orange chromosome 8, DVS_A1.0, whole genome shotgun sequence genome carries:
- the LOC102629989 gene encoding uncharacterized protein LOC102629989 isoform X2 yields the protein MSEASSSSTHRGSAYLNALTQEIEKKLQRALASPSQRRNLLQELFADIALEVDDRARDIILSGEEGGICPAEDGIDSRLCFYDVLADHYVRIPESGQRILDLIVQLWSQLFVSHIFALLFHKWIFEVQLNNDEVLLRYSSALVQGATNVFWIDIQTNSRHFQSLFRYLLEEVALEPARLNKIPVQVQRDLFLVLSRFIFFYNSVDKLESFLKQFPVFPNAFLVGGSADFFVIEVADQLQKLKVEPVLLHYLSQIKVLQGMELRMTTSTRLKTCLYSFTSPGGPMYPTRAVRHAAWDALDFLFPVGQYPRHVISLFFRLLYPWCWPSSCWNFIMSWLKAVLHTLLRVVFSSWEKVRAEKNS
- the LOC102629989 gene encoding uncharacterized protein LOC102629989 isoform X1, translated to MRLNFSRNVRSILKFNASRLGLSERSHSRNRKETPAGSLDFCFEIHVTALASPSQRRNLLQELFADIALEVDDRARDIILSGEEGGICPAEDGIDSRLCFYDVLADHYVRIPESGQRILDLIVQLWSQLFVSHIFALLFHKWIFEVQLNNDEVLLRYSSALVQGATNVFWIDIQTNSRHFQSLFRYLLEEVALEPARLNKIPVQVQRDLFLVLSRFIFFYNSVDKLESFLKQFPVFPNAFLVGGSADFFVIEVADQLQKLKVEPVLLHYLSQIKVLQGMELRMTTSTRLKTCLYSFTSPGGPMYPTRAVRHAAWDALDFLFPVGQYPRHVISLFFRLLYPWCWPSSCWNFIMSWLKAVLHTLLRVVFSSWEKVRAEKNS